From the genome of Phlebotomus papatasi isolate M1 chromosome 2, Ppap_2.1, whole genome shotgun sequence:
CCCAGTACTTAGGCCTTAGGCCTGTTGTGACCGTAAACAAGAAATTTATGCCCAATGAAAgtgaaacaaaaaaattattaataaaaagtaatttattatttactaCTACTTCCTTTTATTCAcatgttttagaatttttctgtTGGTATCTTcatgttttgttttatttctcaaataataTATCTCCATTTAAGGAagcattttaataataaaggtAATAAGTGTAAGCAATATTAAATAACAGTTCCCTTCAGTTAATTATCTCTAGTAATTACTGACCGGATCAGTCAGTGGAACCCTCGCGCTCCTGGAAATACAATATTCGTGGTTTTGGGAAGCCATTGAATGTACTGGACATGCTGAGGGTATAGGCACCCATGTTAGGAAAGACAATAACATCACCGATGTCAAGATGTGGCAGATGAACATTTTCTGTCATCTTATCGAAGCCATTACAGGTAGGACCCAAGAGTGAGCACTGAACTAATGAATCGTTCGTTACTTTCTTGTCAGCAGTTCTCCTAGTCAGAGCATAACATGAGCTTAACGGAATACCGTATAGAAGAAAATTGAAGGTTCCATGAACACCATCGTTGATGAAATACTTCACATGATACGCATTCCCACTTGAATCCAAGAGTTGTTTCTTGGAATGAATAGTTGCTCCCAAAGTATAAGCAGAATACACAAAGAACCTTCCTGGTTCTGCGATAATCTTCACGTTATTGTAATCTCCAGGTGGAAAATAATCCTCAAGAGCAGTATTAATTACATTAGTAATCTCGTCAATCTCTCTACCAATATGCCCAGGAAATCCTCCTCCAATATCCAGCAAAGTCATGCGATGTCCAAGAGTTGTACCGTAGTCAAACAAAGTCCGAGCTGCAGCAATGGCTTTCCGAAATGATGGTGGGTCTTCGCAACCACTACCAACGTGGAAGCTGATACCAATAACGGATAAACCAAGATTCTTTGCTTGAGTGAGCAACAGACGACCTTCCAACTTTGGATCACATCCAAATTTATCACCTATAGGAGCATAGGCTTTCTCTGCGTCACAGCGAATGCGAAGGACAAGGCTGcaagtgtgattttttttaaatagaattagtAAAGGTGACTAAAATATTACcattaatatttaatctttGTTTTAGATCAAATACTTGGTACGTCTATCTAacagtaatttaattgaatcaaAAGAATAAATATGACAGATTTCCTTCTCATTAACTTGAGATTTTACAGTGTTCAggtatattattaatattaaaactaTTGATAAGACTAGGTTAGTTTAGTTGAAAGTGAAGATATAGCCGGTAGTGTACCTTAACCCTTTACgaacgagaagctttccgctgaccgaaattcaatgaaatcaattttccttcgatattttagcctaaataacagatttataattagaaaaaaaatttcctattcctagaagtcctggaaaactatgggtcatatatgacccaattgtccataaaggtaaaaacgcacaaaattttccagacgactgtttactcgtttgctctgtaacttttgaaagataaataacttacgagtaaaaattaaaacgatcaaaaatcaattttaaaaatctcattcaatttttggtctcaaagaatcttgaagagtggtacacaaaaacaataatttttatcataaacaTGTATtaatgtttacttcattttttttatttttatgatattaatcGAAACAATTTCGAGTAgtggtaacacagagataaatgtcgcatgcctcacaaatacaattggtcttataatgcTTTTTTctaatagcaccatgtgcaccttcGCCTTTcctcagttttcttcaaaacatgtttcatggtaatgggtaggtgcaatgttatTGTCTCTGCGAATTTCAGAGgtagttgcacattgctgtgaatccgggagttcttccggcGTTGATGCGTTCTCGATGAAGACATGAAAGGCCACTTCATCCACATCTTGTTCCAAGTATATtttgtcgctttcgttcaggacaaaattgtcgtCTGGGCATTACGTGGATGATTTCGTGGTCATTgatcttgaaattattttttccatttttaaagtcatctacaagagtaaaaagttatgaatttacaacatttacgttgaagtattttataaattatcaaaatattacctgcttcagtcagtatttcactgggaaatctcagctaaataatattatcacacaatattacacgaataattgactattttgcacacacataaacaaaaacatgaaacgtTCTGACCTCAAAACTTGGAAAATCCATTCggtatttttttacctttatggacgattgggtcatatatgacccatgaaaattataaagctttcctgaaaataccaataaactataatttttactttgttgagaaatattatgtatagttattacaatttctagtcccaagaggtttttgcttaaaaaaattagaaatattaaaattcaagcacgaatgtgaaaatttgaaaattcctcatttttgagcttaaatattttttatatagcaagtagatggagatttgcaaaaaatatcctacccTAAAAATATCCTGCACCGAATTCGGTGTCAGTCCATTGGATGGTGAACTTCAGAGTGGAGATTTGTGAAATAAGTTCAAGTGCATTGCAGCAGCAGaatttcccacctgtacgtgatttttccttcATATTCGAAACCTGAtaaagaggacatccatcctcgaaacgtcgtgaagaattaaagagaaaaagtcaagaaaggtctattttctttctaatgtttgttcctaatcacaaagtagaaagatgtaggaatctagatctaggatattttttgcaaatctccagctacttgttatataaaaaatatttaagcttaaaaattaagaactcaaaggtctattttttcgttcacaatctgctacaacctattagaccgaaaattcctccaaaattagaaaaaaattgtaaggaaatacatttatcgagctgttttctaaaaggtaattttgtgaccattctcaaaaatgctggggcaagggcaaatagtaccagatatgggatattatcacattttgatttgctttattactagt
Proteins encoded in this window:
- the LOC129803233 gene encoding ornithine decarboxylase 1-like, with amino-acid sequence MKLNVENKITLFDGKFDVDAIFRQKIYEEMDADRDEALYLCNLSEVAKKYDIWCQKMPRVKPFYAVKCNSDENVIRVMAKLDMGFDCSSRTEINAVLKHGVTPDRIIYAHPYKAISHIRYSIANKINVMTFDSTEELKKIQFICPEALLVLRIRCDAEKAYAPIGDKFGCDPKLEGRLLLTQAKNLGLSVIGISFHVGSGCEDPPSFRKAIAAARTLFDYGTTLGHRMTLLDIGGGFPGHIGREIDEITNVINTALEDYFPPGDYNNVKIIAEPGRFFVYSAYTLGATIHSKKQLLDSSGNAYHVKYFINDGVHGTFNFLLYGIPLSSCYALTRRTADKKVTNDSLVQCSLLGPTCNGFDKMTENVHLPHLDIGDVIVFPNMGAYTLSMSSTFNGFPKPRILYFQEREGSTD